Proteins encoded within one genomic window of Flavobacterium sp. NG2:
- a CDS encoding THUMP domain-containing class I SAM-dependent RNA methyltransferase, whose protein sequence is MEDNFKMIAKTFYGFEEILAKELTQLGAQEVEQGVRMVSFKGDKGFMYKANLSLRTALKILKPIYTYRANNEQALYKGILGVNWSKYINANQTFVIDATVHSTIFTHTEFVSQKCKDAIVDQFRERMGQRPSIDKAFPDLRINIHIDRDQVSVALDTSGNSLHQRGYRIATNIAPINEVLAAGVLLLSGWDGQTDFLDPMCGSGTFLAEAAMIACNIPANINRKEFAFEKWKDWDNDLFDKITDSLLGKVREFHHTITGYDKAPSAVQKAKDNIRNANLEEYISIKEENFFDTEKNTEGKLHIVFNPPYDERLDIHMEEFYKNIGDTLKKNYPGTNAWFITGNLEALKYVGLKPSRKIKLFNASIESRLVKYEMYEGSKRTKFQTNTES, encoded by the coding sequence ATGGAAGATAATTTTAAAATGATTGCCAAAACCTTTTATGGTTTTGAAGAAATACTAGCCAAAGAATTGACACAACTTGGTGCGCAAGAGGTTGAGCAAGGGGTGCGAATGGTAAGTTTTAAGGGCGATAAAGGTTTTATGTACAAAGCCAATTTGTCATTGCGTACGGCTTTGAAGATTTTAAAACCGATTTATACTTATAGAGCGAATAACGAACAAGCCTTGTATAAAGGTATTTTGGGTGTTAACTGGTCAAAGTATATCAATGCCAATCAGACTTTTGTGATTGATGCAACGGTGCATTCGACTATTTTTACACATACCGAGTTTGTTTCGCAAAAATGTAAGGATGCGATTGTGGATCAGTTTAGAGAGCGTATGGGGCAACGTCCTAGTATTGACAAAGCGTTTCCGGATTTGCGTATCAATATTCATATCGACCGTGACCAAGTTTCGGTGGCCTTAGATACCTCTGGGAATTCTTTGCACCAACGTGGATACCGAATCGCAACGAATATTGCTCCTATTAACGAGGTTTTGGCGGCAGGTGTTTTGTTGCTTTCAGGTTGGGATGGTCAAACGGATTTTCTGGATCCTATGTGTGGTTCTGGAACATTCCTTGCCGAAGCGGCGATGATTGCATGTAATATTCCTGCGAACATTAATCGTAAAGAATTTGCTTTCGAAAAATGGAAAGACTGGGATAATGATTTGTTTGACAAAATCACCGATAGTTTGTTGGGTAAAGTGCGTGAGTTTCATCATACCATTACAGGTTATGACAAAGCACCATCAGCGGTTCAAAAAGCAAAGGATAATATTCGAAATGCGAACTTAGAAGAGTACATTAGTATCAAAGAAGAAAATTTCTTTGACACTGAAAAAAATACCGAGGGGAAATTGCATATTGTTTTCAACCCACCTTATGACGAGCGTTTGGACATTCATATGGAGGAATTCTACAAAAACATTGGCGATACCTTGAAGAAAAATTATCCAGGGACTAATGCTTGGTTCATCACGGGTAACTTGGAAGCTTTGAAGTATGTAGGTTTAAAACCTTCCCGCAAAATTAAATTGTTCAATGCGAGTATCGAATCTCGTTTGGTGAAATACGAAATGTACGAAGGAAGTAAACGTACAAAGTTTCAAACGAATACGGAAAGTTAA
- a CDS encoding class I SAM-dependent DNA methyltransferase: MSSEQKPITTNTEQPTKTWFSSWFDTPYYHILYKERNYREAQLFMDNLTHYLNLPEKAKVLDLACGKGRHAIYLNQLGFDVIGADLSANSIAEASKNSNDSLHFKVHDMREPFEEKYDAIFNLFTSFGYFENDEDNLTTLKAIKDSLTDYGFAVIDFMNVNHVINNLVPEEVKTVDGIDFHLKRYVKDGHIHKEIDFEDNGQKFHFTEKVQAMTLQDFQSMMDEAGIYLLDIFGDYKLKKFHKTESERLIMIFK, translated from the coding sequence ATGTCTTCAGAACAAAAACCGATTACAACAAATACAGAACAACCTACAAAAACATGGTTCAGTTCTTGGTTCGATACTCCATACTATCACATCCTTTATAAAGAAAGAAATTACCGTGAAGCCCAGCTTTTTATGGATAATTTAACGCATTATTTAAACCTGCCTGAAAAAGCAAAAGTGCTAGATTTAGCCTGTGGCAAAGGCCGCCATGCTATTTATTTGAACCAATTGGGTTTTGACGTTATTGGAGCTGATTTATCGGCTAACAGTATCGCCGAAGCTTCCAAAAACAGCAACGACAGCTTACACTTCAAGGTACACGATATGCGCGAACCTTTTGAAGAAAAGTACGATGCCATCTTCAATTTGTTTACCAGTTTTGGGTATTTCGAAAACGACGAAGACAATCTAACAACCTTAAAAGCCATCAAAGATAGTTTGACAGACTACGGTTTTGCGGTGATTGACTTTATGAATGTCAACCATGTCATTAATAATTTAGTGCCTGAGGAAGTAAAAACCGTGGACGGAATCGACTTTCACCTAAAGCGTTATGTCAAAGACGGTCATATTCACAAAGAAATTGACTTTGAAGACAACGGACAAAAATTTCATTTCACCGAAAAAGTCCAAGCCATGACCCTTCAGGATTTTCAATCGATGATGGACGAAGCAGGAATTTACCTTTTGGATATCTTTGGAGACTACAAATTGAAGAAATTCCACAAAACAGAAAGCGAACGATTAATCATGATTTTTAAGTAA
- a CDS encoding ZIP family metal transporter, protein MNYILPLLSVLFGYIIALLLKPKKKTNLKLLLAFSGSFLLSLTVMHLLPDVYESHNSNIGICIMLGILFQIILEFFSKGAEHGHVHGHPNMSHIPWLLFISLCIHAFLEGFPVSHHDDLAIGIAIHHLPIAIILTTFFINAHLNAKAIFAFMITFAIMTPLGTLISDFMPVLNDYYTEITAVVIGILFHISSTIIFESSEGHKFNVAKVSMIVLGIVLAYFL, encoded by the coding sequence ATGAACTACATCTTACCCCTACTTTCTGTCCTTTTTGGTTATATCATTGCATTGCTTTTAAAACCAAAAAAGAAAACAAACCTCAAACTCTTATTAGCGTTTAGTGGTTCGTTTTTGTTGTCATTGACCGTCATGCATCTATTGCCAGACGTTTACGAAAGCCATAATAGCAACATCGGAATTTGCATTATGTTGGGTATTTTATTCCAAATCATCCTAGAATTTTTCTCCAAAGGTGCCGAACACGGACACGTACACGGACATCCTAATATGTCGCACATTCCGTGGTTGTTGTTCATCAGCCTTTGTATTCACGCCTTTCTGGAAGGTTTCCCCGTAAGTCATCACGATGATTTAGCCATCGGGATCGCCATTCACCACCTTCCAATTGCTATTATCCTAACTACTTTTTTCATCAATGCACACCTAAATGCCAAGGCCATTTTTGCCTTCATGATCACCTTTGCCATCATGACGCCACTAGGAACCTTAATATCCGATTTCATGCCCGTCCTCAACGACTATTACACTGAAATCACCGCAGTTGTCATCGGGATTTTATTCCACATCTCCTCGACCATCATCTTCGAAAGTAGCGAAGGACATAAATTCAATGTCGCCAAAGTTTCGATGATCGTTCTCGGAATCGTATTGGCTTACTTCTTATAA
- a CDS encoding nuclease-related domain-containing protein, translating into MIVFGILLISLIFLYFFRKIKDRKLLATVTKRHRGTKTERQLVLKLLKSGFPAQTIFHDLYIRNRYGNYSQIDVAVATKVGIIVFEVKDYSGWIFGTGHQQKWTQVLAYGKQKYYFYNPILQNKKHVEDLKTKLTDFQNIPFYSVVVFFGNCEFRDVSFIPKDTFLVKSNRVIEVVKKIINENQPAIYKSKRDVVNVLTTAVLNGDNKEISNKHIENIKDMLGKDRIFD; encoded by the coding sequence ATGATTGTTTTCGGAATACTTCTAATTTCATTAATTTTCCTTTACTTCTTTCGTAAGATAAAGGATAGAAAATTATTAGCGACTGTAACAAAACGTCACCGAGGAACAAAAACAGAACGACAATTAGTTTTAAAACTTCTTAAATCGGGATTTCCAGCACAAACCATTTTCCATGATTTATATATAAGGAATCGATATGGTAACTATTCTCAAATTGATGTAGCAGTTGCTACCAAAGTTGGGATAATTGTGTTTGAAGTGAAAGATTATAGTGGTTGGATATTTGGAACAGGACATCAACAAAAATGGACTCAGGTTTTGGCATATGGAAAACAAAAATATTATTTCTACAATCCTATACTTCAAAACAAAAAACATGTTGAAGATTTAAAAACGAAACTAACCGATTTTCAAAATATTCCTTTTTATTCCGTTGTTGTTTTCTTTGGAAATTGTGAATTTAGAGATGTGAGTTTCATTCCAAAAGATACTTTTCTAGTTAAATCAAATAGAGTAATCGAGGTGGTAAAAAAAATCATTAATGAGAATCAACCAGCAATTTACAAAAGCAAACGGGATGTTGTTAATGTATTAACTACCGCCGTTTTGAATGGGGACAACAAGGAAATTTCAAATAAGCATATTGAAAACATAAAAGACATGCTGGGAAAAGATAGAATTTTCGATTAA
- a CDS encoding type II toxin-antitoxin system RelE/ParE family toxin: MELKIYWTDFSKKELQKIFEYYKVKASLKVAKNFTIGIAKETLKLKKQPEIGQIEELLIDRPNQFRYLVYKNYKIIYWINTSENRIEISDVFDSRQNPVKIKRT; this comes from the coding sequence ATGGAGCTAAAGATTTACTGGACCGATTTTTCAAAAAAAGAACTCCAAAAAATTTTCGAATACTACAAAGTAAAAGCAAGTTTAAAAGTTGCTAAAAACTTTACAATTGGAATTGCCAAAGAAACTTTAAAACTAAAAAAACAGCCTGAGATTGGACAAATTGAAGAATTGTTGATAGACAGACCCAATCAATTCAGATATTTAGTTTATAAAAATTACAAAATAATTTACTGGATAAACACCTCTGAAAATCGAATAGAAATCAGTGATGTTTTTGATTCTCGACAAAATCCAGTAAAAATAAAGCGAACTTAA
- the gndA gene encoding NADP-dependent phosphogluconate dehydrogenase gives MSATIIYVMGVSGVGKSTIGNKLAESLDIPFFDGDDFHPEANVLKMSSGQPLNDDDRLGWLQTLNKLAIKHLADKGCVIVCSALKEKYRELLSTNIQQNTKWVFLHGSFEQITERINGRKGHYMKSNLLQSQFDILEEPKEAIKIDISLTPETIIEVIKKELQPKSEFGLFGLGVMGKSLSRNLANKGFNISLFNRHVEGSEENVAVNFKNEFAALASAKAFDNLEAFVASLQTPRKIMLMVNAGKTTDYVIDDLLPFLSEGDIIIDGGNSNYHETKRRFDDLKSKNIHFIGAGVSGGEEGALTGPSIMPGGDKESYKEVQPFLEAIAAKDLNNLACCTYIGTEGSGHFVKMVHNGIEYVEMQLLAEVYTILQAQGKNPDQIATILESWKPTTNSYLLEITIDILRKKEGDDWLVNKIMDKAGNKGTGNWTTITTAELGVPSTMIASALFARYTSFYKDERTTASNKLSSDIDTSLSLENDTILQAYQFARIINHYQGFKLIHEASINYKWGLNLSELARIWTNGCIIKSDLMVDLVTVFKNTNNLLTDDGITQQLKALKPGIKKVVSDCILNEIAIPNLCESINFINSFAVADCSANIIQAQRDYFGAHTYQRKDDATEQFYHTNWKN, from the coding sequence ATGAGCGCAACTATTATTTATGTTATGGGAGTTTCGGGTGTTGGAAAAAGCACTATTGGAAATAAATTAGCTGAATCCTTAGACATTCCATTTTTTGATGGTGATGATTTTCACCCTGAAGCTAATGTTTTAAAAATGTCAAGTGGCCAACCTTTAAATGATGATGATAGATTAGGCTGGTTGCAAACACTCAACAAATTAGCAATTAAGCATCTCGCTGATAAAGGTTGCGTAATTGTTTGCTCGGCTTTAAAAGAGAAATATCGAGAGCTTTTGAGCACCAATATTCAGCAAAATACAAAATGGGTTTTTCTTCATGGTTCTTTTGAGCAAATTACCGAAAGGATTAATGGCCGTAAGGGACATTATATGAAGTCCAATTTATTGCAGTCTCAATTTGATATCCTTGAAGAACCAAAAGAAGCAATTAAAATAGATATAAGTTTAACTCCTGAAACGATTATAGAAGTGATAAAAAAAGAACTACAGCCAAAATCTGAATTTGGTTTATTTGGGCTTGGCGTTATGGGTAAAAGCCTTAGTAGAAATCTAGCTAACAAGGGATTTAACATCTCTTTATTCAACAGACATGTTGAAGGCTCAGAAGAAAATGTTGCCGTAAATTTCAAGAACGAGTTTGCAGCATTAGCTTCAGCTAAAGCCTTTGACAATTTAGAAGCTTTTGTAGCTTCGTTGCAAACACCTCGAAAGATCATGCTTATGGTCAATGCTGGTAAAACTACAGACTATGTTATCGATGACCTCCTACCGTTCCTCTCTGAAGGTGATATCATCATTGATGGCGGAAATTCAAATTACCATGAAACGAAAAGAAGATTTGACGATTTAAAATCAAAAAACATTCATTTTATAGGCGCTGGTGTTTCTGGCGGTGAAGAAGGTGCTTTAACAGGCCCATCTATAATGCCTGGAGGCGATAAAGAAAGTTACAAAGAAGTCCAACCATTTTTAGAAGCTATAGCGGCAAAAGACCTAAACAACCTAGCTTGCTGTACTTATATTGGAACCGAAGGAAGTGGGCATTTTGTCAAAATGGTTCATAATGGGATTGAGTATGTTGAAATGCAATTACTCGCCGAAGTTTACACTATTTTGCAAGCTCAAGGCAAAAATCCAGACCAAATTGCTACAATTTTAGAATCTTGGAAACCCACTACAAACAGCTACTTACTAGAAATTACTATCGATATTTTACGTAAAAAAGAAGGCGATGATTGGTTAGTAAATAAAATAATGGACAAAGCTGGAAATAAAGGTACAGGAAACTGGACCACCATTACCACCGCTGAGTTAGGAGTACCAAGCACCATGATTGCTTCGGCATTGTTTGCACGTTATACTTCGTTTTATAAGGATGAAAGAACCACAGCAAGTAACAAACTAAGCTCCGATATTGATACTAGTTTATCTCTTGAAAACGATACTATTTTACAAGCCTACCAATTTGCTAGAATCATCAATCATTACCAAGGTTTTAAATTAATCCATGAAGCTTCTATCAACTACAAATGGGGTCTGAATTTAAGCGAGTTAGCTAGAATTTGGACCAACGGTTGCATCATCAAATCAGACCTTATGGTAGACTTGGTGACTGTGTTTAAAAACACTAATAATCTATTAACTGATGATGGTATAACCCAACAATTAAAAGCATTAAAACCAGGCATTAAAAAAGTAGTTTCGGACTGTATTTTAAACGAAATAGCGATTCCTAATTTATGTGAATCCATAAATTTCATAAACAGTTTTGCCGTAGCCGATTGCTCCGCAAATATAATTCAAGCGCAAAGAGATTATTTTGGAGCGCACACCTACCAACGAAAAGATGATGCTACTGAGCAGTTCTATCATACCAATTGGAAAAACTAA
- a CDS encoding Nramp family divalent metal transporter, which translates to MPTSAHKKSFLKKIIALVLGFGPGIFAIGYTIGTGSVTSMIVAGSKFGMQLLWVLLLSCLFSGVLMFAYGNYALITGETALFGFKKHLKFGKLLAILIIIGITFGQWNSLMGILGISSNIIFEILAINYEGLIPYKYETVLITAITIIVTFYLLMLVGKYSFFEKILVIFVTLMGLSFVLSLCFVQPLSIDVVKGLIPTIPEVPGGKMLVAAFVGTTMASATFLSRPLFVKGKGWTIKDLKQQKKDSITAAILIFIISATIMAVACGALFHEGKVVTQVLDMANTLEPVAGKWAVSIFFIGALSAGLSSIFPCLLIAPLLIADYQSGTLDTNSRQFRIITAVASLVALIGPIFGANPIEIQILSQVFNVFVLPIVVLGIILMLSNKKIMKDYKTSLGVYIGLYAAFFFSLVISYNGVLALLDY; encoded by the coding sequence ATGCCAACATCAGCACATAAAAAATCGTTTCTTAAAAAAATAATCGCCCTTGTTTTAGGCTTCGGGCCAGGTATTTTTGCCATCGGTTATACTATTGGTACAGGCAGTGTAACTTCTATGATTGTTGCAGGAAGTAAATTTGGAATGCAATTATTGTGGGTGCTTTTGTTAAGTTGTTTGTTTTCGGGAGTATTAATGTTTGCCTATGGAAATTATGCCTTGATTACTGGTGAAACTGCCCTTTTTGGATTCAAAAAACATTTAAAATTTGGTAAACTTTTAGCCATTTTAATCATTATCGGAATAACGTTTGGGCAATGGAATTCACTCATGGGTATTTTAGGTATTTCATCCAATATCATTTTTGAAATATTAGCCATAAACTATGAAGGTTTGATTCCGTATAAGTATGAAACGGTTTTGATTACAGCCATAACTATAATCGTTACTTTTTACTTATTGATGTTGGTTGGAAAGTATTCATTTTTCGAAAAAATCCTTGTCATTTTTGTAACACTTATGGGCTTATCATTTGTATTGTCATTATGTTTTGTTCAACCACTTTCTATTGATGTGGTCAAAGGATTAATCCCTACCATACCCGAAGTTCCTGGCGGTAAAATGTTGGTCGCAGCTTTTGTGGGTACCACTATGGCCTCTGCTACCTTCTTATCTCGACCGCTATTTGTAAAAGGGAAAGGTTGGACGATTAAGGATTTAAAACAACAGAAAAAAGATTCTATTACAGCAGCAATTTTGATTTTCATCATCAGTGCTACGATTATGGCAGTAGCTTGTGGCGCATTATTTCATGAAGGAAAAGTTGTGACTCAAGTTTTGGACATGGCCAATACTTTGGAACCCGTTGCTGGTAAATGGGCTGTAAGCATCTTCTTTATCGGAGCCCTAAGTGCTGGCTTATCCTCTATTTTTCCTTGTTTATTAATCGCACCCTTATTAATCGCCGATTATCAATCAGGAACCTTAGATACCAATTCACGACAGTTTAGAATCATTACAGCAGTTGCTTCGTTAGTTGCTTTGATAGGACCTATTTTTGGAGCCAATCCTATTGAAATTCAAATTCTATCGCAGGTATTTAATGTATTTGTTTTGCCAATTGTTGTCCTCGGAATTATCCTCATGCTCAGTAATAAGAAAATAATGAAAGACTATAAGACTAGTTTAGGAGTTTATATAGGACTCTATGCCGCCTTCTTCTTTTCTTTGGTGATTTCATACAACGGTGTATTAGCCCTTTTAGATTATTGA
- a CDS encoding FadR/GntR family transcriptional regulator, which yields MQNAIICQIRDLINAKKLERGDKLPSERMMSEKFNVKRNHIREAIRRLEFYGVVKSMSQSGTILAIGLVGFNGIVEEIIALDAPSFNELVETRISLELETVWLASQRRTEADLKRIEDALNAFKTKIIAGDDYLEEDLLFHLAIAKASKNSTMVSLMLLLIPPILKTYERDTVCEGDQVDSEIKKHEAIFLAIESNDPELATKMMNEHFTKLSNHIKNSH from the coding sequence ATGCAGAATGCTATCATCTGCCAAATTCGAGATTTGATTAATGCTAAAAAATTAGAGCGCGGAGACAAATTGCCTTCAGAGAGAATGATGTCTGAGAAATTTAATGTGAAAAGAAATCATATTAGAGAAGCTATTCGAAGGTTAGAATTTTATGGAGTGGTCAAATCAATGTCTCAAAGCGGTACTATTCTAGCTATTGGATTAGTTGGGTTTAACGGTATCGTTGAGGAAATAATCGCACTAGATGCTCCTTCTTTTAATGAACTGGTAGAAACTAGAATATCCTTAGAGCTAGAAACGGTTTGGTTAGCATCTCAAAGACGAACAGAGGCTGATTTAAAACGCATAGAAGACGCATTAAACGCTTTTAAAACTAAAATTATAGCTGGTGATGATTATTTAGAGGAAGATTTACTATTTCATTTAGCAATCGCAAAAGCCAGTAAAAACAGTACTATGGTTTCCTTAATGCTTTTATTAATACCACCAATTCTTAAAACCTATGAGCGAGATACGGTTTGTGAAGGCGACCAAGTAGATTCTGAAATTAAAAAACATGAAGCTATTTTTTTAGCGATAGAATCAAATGACCCCGAACTTGCAACAAAAATGATGAACGAACATTTTACAAAATTATCAAACCATATAAAAAACAGCCATTAA
- a CDS encoding polysaccharide lyase family 7 protein, with protein sequence MKRPTKTSNQKMITSVSKLLILSTLLILGSCKDKKNETATDATATEAEKTVHPSEVIPFFDHWKLILGDGTNAGIANNFTNKDYFFTINENGTNWVVFKTPNAGQTHGTSNNTRTELAQIKKWYPKTADDKLTATLKVMNVSSTGDARVAASHAVVVGQIHSADAFENEPLKIFYKKFPGHTKGSVFWHYEINTAGDDNGKRWDFSTAVWGNDFSVVGPTANSYPAEPKDGIALGEEFSYSVEVKDGIMKLTFTSEGHETKTFTKNLLVSDYATTDKIPMQIQKMYFPLGQNGVERKNAYTDEGLFFKLGAYNQTNGKSPEINKNWCSGAETHGGDVQKQYKDGNYAEVWFKTASISVSDKAVSNEGYFNKNDHKK encoded by the coding sequence ATGAAAAGACCAACAAAAACTAGCAATCAAAAAATGATTACATCCGTATCCAAATTACTAATTTTAAGCACCTTGTTAATCCTAGGCAGCTGTAAAGACAAAAAAAATGAGACTGCAACTGATGCTACTGCTACAGAAGCTGAAAAAACAGTTCACCCTAGTGAAGTTATTCCCTTCTTCGATCATTGGAAATTGATTTTGGGTGATGGTACAAACGCAGGTATTGCCAATAATTTCACCAATAAAGATTACTTTTTTACCATAAATGAAAATGGAACCAATTGGGTTGTTTTCAAAACTCCAAATGCGGGTCAAACTCACGGAACCTCAAACAATACCAGAACCGAATTGGCCCAAATAAAAAAATGGTATCCCAAAACAGCCGATGATAAATTGACGGCTACCTTAAAAGTAATGAACGTTTCTTCTACGGGTGATGCTCGTGTAGCAGCTTCGCATGCGGTAGTTGTAGGTCAAATTCATAGTGCTGATGCCTTTGAAAACGAACCTCTAAAAATCTTCTACAAAAAATTTCCTGGTCATACAAAAGGTTCAGTGTTTTGGCATTATGAAATCAATACCGCTGGTGATGATAATGGGAAACGTTGGGATTTTTCTACAGCTGTTTGGGGAAATGACTTTTCGGTTGTTGGTCCTACAGCAAATAGCTATCCTGCAGAACCTAAAGATGGTATCGCATTAGGCGAAGAGTTTAGCTATAGTGTCGAGGTTAAAGATGGTATTATGAAATTGACTTTTACAAGTGAAGGACATGAAACCAAAACATTTACAAAAAACTTACTCGTGTCAGATTATGCCACGACAGATAAAATCCCTATGCAAATACAAAAAATGTATTTCCCACTTGGTCAAAACGGAGTGGAACGTAAAAATGCCTACACTGACGAAGGTCTTTTCTTTAAACTTGGGGCATACAATCAAACCAATGGAAAATCTCCTGAAATCAATAAAAACTGGTGTTCTGGTGCCGAAACTCATGGTGGAGATGTTCAAAAACAGTACAAAGATGGGAATTATGCTGAAGTTTGGTTTAAAACTGCCTCTATCTCGGTAAGTGATAAAGCGGTTTCAAATGAAGGCTATTTCAATAAAAATGATCATAAAAAATAA
- a CDS encoding 3-oxoacyl-ACP reductase FabG translates to MENNKLTNKNVLITAGAQGIGESISKHFIDSGANVAIHYFSSADTAKELVKYANSKGQKAMAISGDLTNEADVTAMVEKTVAELGSLDILINNAGSLVARKMLSEMETEFWHKVMDINLTSMMFVTRAAAPYLAKNENSSIVNLASLAGRKGGHPGSLAYSTSKGAILTFTRALSAELGPQGTRVNAVAPGLILGTSFHNTHTTKESADATTASIPIQRAGNAADVARAVLYLASEYDGFITGATLDINGGVYNM, encoded by the coding sequence ATGGAAAATAATAAATTAACAAATAAGAACGTCTTAATTACTGCTGGAGCTCAAGGAATTGGAGAATCAATCTCTAAGCACTTTATTGATAGTGGAGCGAATGTTGCTATTCACTATTTTTCAAGTGCTGATACTGCCAAAGAATTGGTAAAATACGCTAACAGCAAAGGACAAAAAGCAATGGCAATAAGTGGTGACCTAACTAATGAAGCTGATGTTACTGCAATGGTTGAGAAAACAGTTGCCGAACTTGGTAGTCTGGACATACTAATAAACAACGCTGGTTCTCTAGTGGCACGTAAAATGTTAAGCGAAATGGAAACAGAATTCTGGCATAAGGTTATGGACATCAACCTTACGTCTATGATGTTTGTGACTCGTGCTGCAGCTCCATATTTGGCAAAAAATGAGAACAGTAGTATTGTTAACTTAGCATCACTCGCTGGACGTAAAGGTGGTCATCCAGGGTCACTTGCTTATTCTACTAGCAAAGGGGCTATCTTAACTTTTACTAGAGCACTTTCGGCAGAATTAGGACCTCAAGGTACTCGAGTAAATGCTGTTGCTCCAGGACTTATTCTTGGTACTTCGTTTCACAATACGCATACAACAAAAGAATCTGCGGATGCAACAACAGCGAGCATTCCAATTCAAAGAGCAGGTAACGCAGCTGATGTAGCTCGTGCCGTTTTATATCTAGCGTCAGAATACGACGGTTTTATTACAGGTGCTACTCTCGACATTAATGGCGGAGTATACAATATGTAA
- the murQ gene encoding N-acetylmuramic acid 6-phosphate etherase — MTFTKTTEQSSKYEHLEKMSVSELLTNINREDQTVPLAVEKVLPEIEALVTQIVAKMKKGGRLFYIGAGTSGRLGVVDASECPPTFGVPFDMVVGIIAGGDTAIRRAVENAEDDATQAWIDLQEFNINADDVVIGIAASGTTPYVIGGLQMCNDSGIITGSICCNAGSPISKTAQYPIDVVVGPEFVTGSSRMKAGTAQKLVLNMISTATMIQLGKVKGNKMVDMQLSNSKLVDRGVKMIMGEIPVSYDEASELLRKFGSVRKAVDNWK, encoded by the coding sequence ATGACTTTTACTAAAACTACAGAGCAATCCTCAAAATACGAGCATTTAGAAAAAATGTCTGTCAGCGAACTTTTGACTAACATCAACCGAGAAGACCAAACCGTGCCTCTTGCTGTCGAAAAAGTACTTCCTGAAATTGAAGCTTTGGTCACACAAATTGTAGCCAAAATGAAAAAAGGCGGTCGTTTGTTTTATATTGGCGCTGGAACTTCGGGACGTTTAGGCGTTGTGGATGCTTCGGAATGTCCTCCTACTTTTGGAGTGCCTTTTGATATGGTGGTTGGAATTATAGCTGGCGGTGACACTGCCATTCGTAGAGCTGTAGAAAATGCCGAAGACGATGCTACTCAAGCTTGGATTGATTTGCAAGAATTCAATATCAATGCTGACGATGTCGTAATTGGAATTGCAGCTTCGGGAACAACACCTTATGTGATTGGTGGATTACAAATGTGTAATGACAGCGGTATTATCACGGGTAGTATTTGTTGTAATGCTGGAAGCCCTATTTCGAAAACAGCACAATATCCTATTGATGTGGTGGTAGGTCCTGAGTTTGTAACAGGAAGTTCTAGAATGAAAGCAGGAACAGCACAGAAGTTAGTTTTAAACATGATTTCGACCGCTACCATGATTCAGCTAGGAAAAGTAAAAGGAAACAAAATGGTCGATATGCAATTAAGCAATAGCAAATTAGTCGATCGCGGTGTCAAAATGATAATGGGAGAAATTCCTGTAAGCTATGACGAAGCATCCGAATTATTACGTAAATTTGGCAGCGTTCGTAAAGCCGTTGACAACTGGAAATAA
- a CDS encoding DUF6095 family protein, with protein MGTNKELLGKGIKYLSGALPLLFIGPSVIYNAFMNQQNIWHYLVLAVGITACITAVILMFKGLQFIMKSLFND; from the coding sequence ATGGGGACAAACAAAGAGCTATTAGGCAAAGGAATCAAATATTTATCTGGGGCTTTACCCCTATTATTTATTGGCCCCTCTGTGATTTATAATGCATTTATGAATCAACAGAATATTTGGCACTATTTGGTTTTAGCTGTTGGTATCACTGCTTGTATTACCGCTGTCATCTTAATGTTTAAAGGGTTGCAATTCATCATGAAATCCTTATTTAACGACTAA